Sequence from the Metopolophium dirhodum isolate CAU chromosome 2, ASM1992520v1, whole genome shotgun sequence genome:
TTCATTTTACTCTGTTATATCCAAAATTAGGTGAATTGATAAATAtcttacaatttaaaagtaaactACTATCTAAGCCttcttgtaaattttaaaattacaacagtTTTGAAATGCTTACAACTTGCTTTTTAATTAAGATATCAGTAAAAGCCTTCGAGATGcctcgtataataattttacttttaaattttatattaagccaattcactctaattttaaaaataacagaaaatttgttatgttgtacatttgtaagacggagacaacacttgTGGGTGTGAGATCCTCTTATGTcaattcatattaaatttatttatgtgcttataaacaaattatgtattatttttgtccgccttgttaaaattaattatactgaattatttaatatcagcTCTTTTActggtttattttaattttatgctgCAATAGTAATACCACATTgtctaattaaatttattcagaggattggcaaaataaataatattgtcattaatatATGACTATCATTCAATATGCATTGAAttgctatttttaatattcttgtgGATTTTAGGCCTTTAAAACAAGTCCTCCAGGTAAATTTGCTGCCATATTTCCCTGTTATCTGCAAATTCTCTCCATTGTAAGCGCAGTCTACCTAATAATCTTTTTCCAAACAAATCTTCCATTAGAGTaggtgtaatatttattttctctcaGACCCATGCACAATATAGATAAAACGCATTCacgtaaaatcgttttttatgaCTTATGTAAAATCATCtactacaaaaattatagaggataatatttttgaggtttgacatattattagttttacattttattattattagacttacaaaataaaaataaaattaatacatttaattgaataataaattgttttgagacaatacttaggcaattttatatattgaataGTGAATACCCTCAAaagcattacaaaaaaaatgattgcgTGATTGTGTCTTGTCTATATTGTGTGGGccagagagaaaacaaacagtgcaCTAACATCCTCTTAATTATTGAGGAGCAAAATGCATAATGAATAATAgcttcattttaattttagaatataacAAATTGGTACAATACACAACAGAATTGAATCTGAAAAGTTTTCTACTTGAAATAGTACAATATAgtaccaattataataatttttttaaaatatactaagtctacaaaatttaaatatattgaatgaaCCATGAATtacattgatttatataatgcatttataattatgtttaaataataattttttcattaatttaaaatttgctaTTAAACAATatctgaaaataaaactaacaatgttgtcttaaaataatgtttatattacattaagacagtggaatatttttataaaaattaaatcaaattaattttaaaattattttaccattacgGTTGAAATTCACTCTCAAATATGTGGAAAAACACCTTAATTAGTTCTTTAGCTTCAGTGTCCGTTTTACTGATCATTGTTATAAACTGAGGAAAATCAATAgctaaaatctattaaaaaaaaaaattgagataaataaaattaaaattgtaccaTGCCtagatattgtattttattcagtGTAAGGTTTAGGATGATCAGTTGTTGGAGGGCAATCCAATACTCCTATACTTTATTATAGTGGACCTTACCGCTGAACATTTGCTTATAGCATGTGGCCCCTGTATTTGTAGTCCAATAATGGTTTCAACTTTTTTATTCCCAAATATTTTGGCTCGTTCTTGGAACACTTTTGCGTCTTTGCCATCActataattgcattttattaGCAATAAATCTGTCTCCTGAAAAACAACAgtcatttttaatgaaatatttccaAAGAATTTGTTAAGGCCATACCTAAGTGATTTATAGGCTGTAGACATTTAAGTATAGATAGTAAGTTAAGTtaggataaaataaatactatcaGCGGTAGGTATTCAATCAAGACttactatatattgtaatgtattgaTTTGCTACTaagtcattaaatataatatttttatagattattataacattaatattgtttccATAAATTATAGGGTTAGGTAATACAGTTTTTAATGTATCCTTCTATTATAATGTTAGTCTATACATCATAGTGGCGAAGTTCACATAAGGTGGTGcagaaaaaatatagtaataagaTACCTATCTATCTaagatggtaaaaaaaatattaactttgttataggtacatacctaaaataatgtacctacttagtacttatCTAAATCGGCAATTAATGGCCAATGTACGGTGGTGTGTTATCGTTTCAACGATTTATGCGACATGGCGgcacaataaaaatatagttccaGTGCAGACATTAAATGTGTTCCAAAAAAACATGTATTACTAACTGACATGTCAAAGAATGTAGCTAATATTTATACGGCCACCCGTAACACAAAAATCTGTGCTCTGCGAATTATTTAATCGCTGATATAAACAATTCTCAACACAAGCtgcaaaaactttttttttatatacattttttttttttttatcattacagaccatgtgtaaaataatcaatattataatttactataggaatctaatattttttatataatatttttgggtAGGTAGTTCACATTCTCCTGTGCTCCATAGCACAAGTCACCActgataaatatatgtatatagtatataattataatttttattacatgtgATTGTAAAGCTTGTACAAATCGTGAAGCTTCAGTTCCACATGCAAAAGCAACAAAACAATTTTCTCCAGACTGTTGATTACATTTGGTGAGAGGCACAATTGATTTTTCGGATTCATTTGAAATTCCATACCTAAGAAACAATACAGCCACATAAGTCTTAGGCatgaataaatgttttttcatttttagaccacatttatacagaataaaaaaaaattctcattttaatacaattaattttaagaactATTAAAGTTAGGTATTAGCCGAATCTAACAAGATTTTAAACATACTTGTGTAAAGTGTAGGGTAGGtatgaaaaaaactaatttacatTTGATTCGCAATCTTTTGAGATCTATCATTCTggtaactatatagtatatacttactTGTGTAATTCTTCAGATAACTGGACAACTATGGGCTCTTCATTTACCACCCAGTTGTCACCTTCGTTCCATGTATAATCGTACACGGTTCTCCAATTGTTATTCCATACATTAAGATCGGCTTTGACAAATTGATCTAATTGAAGGGCAAAAACACTTTTTATAATAGTGATTATAGTGGTTTACGTTTACAACAGATATGAATGACCGATGACGATGTCACATTTATGATACAGTAATAGTATCacctattatatctattttcttcctgttctattttatattatgtatattatgaaatacctaCCAGCCAATTGGTTGTAATAAAACTGGTAACAACTGAATTGCAATTCTCGACTGGACTCTATCACCGGCTGAGTAGAACAAAACAATGA
This genomic interval carries:
- the LOC132938720 gene encoding protein XRP2-like isoform X2 gives rise to the protein MIRVERKHLDPADYVMENLNGCMAYKSPGSIGGQQFVVRNCQDSNIYLLDHTGSVTVDDCQRCTIVLGPTKQSVFVRDTINSTVVVACGQFRVRDCASLKISLFCSTQPVIESSRELQFSCYQFYYNQLADQFVKADLNVWNNNWRTVYDYTWNEGDNWVVNEEPIVVQLSEELHKYGISNESEKSIVPLTKCNQQSGENCFVAFACGTEASRFVQALQSHETDLLLIKCNYSDGKDAKVFQERAKIFGNKKVETIIGLQIQGPHAISKCSAILAIDFPQFITMISKTDTEAKELIKVFFHIFESEFQP
- the LOC132938720 gene encoding protein XRP2-like isoform X1, which encodes MGCLCCKTTGAAKEPKKLVYSWVERKHLDPADYVMENLNGCMAYKSPGSIGGQQFVVRNCQDSNIYLLDHTGSVTVDDCQRCTIVLGPTKQSVFVRDTINSTVVVACGQFRVRDCASLKISLFCSTQPVIESSRELQFSCYQFYYNQLADQFVKADLNVWNNNWRTVYDYTWNEGDNWVVNEEPIVVQLSEELHKYGISNESEKSIVPLTKCNQQSGENCFVAFACGTEASRFVQALQSHETDLLLIKCNYSDGKDAKVFQERAKIFGNKKVETIIGLQIQGPHAISKCSAILAIDFPQFITMISKTDTEAKELIKVFFHIFESEFQP